A genomic window from Brassica oleracea var. oleracea cultivar TO1000 chromosome C8, BOL, whole genome shotgun sequence includes:
- the LOC106310145 gene encoding protein SHI RELATED SEQUENCE 1-like, whose protein sequence is MAGFFSLDGGGGRGGGGNGQEEHRTNTNPPPPVSESWLWYRNPNVNANANAPSSSNAAALGTLELWQNHNQQEIMFQHQQHQQRLDLYSSAAGLGVGPSSHSQFNISGETSNAGAGGTAAAALMMMRSGGSGGGGGTGVSCQDCGNQAKKDCAHVRCRTCCKSRGFQCPTHVRSTWVPAAKRRERQQQLGTVQPQTHLPRGDSGVPKRLRENLPATSSSLVCTRVPTYHNASGLEVGDFPAEVSSPAVFRCVRVSSVEDGEEEFAYQTAVSIGGHVFKGILYDNGPGSIGGGSYNVGESSSGGGGAQQMNLITAGSVTVATASSSTPNAGGIGGSSAAYTDPAALYPTPINTFMAGTQFFPNPRS, encoded by the exons ATGGCGGGTTTTTTCTCGTTAGACGGTGGAGGAGGCAGAGGCGGAGGAGGAAACGGTCAAGAAGAACACAGGACCAACACGAATCCTCCTCCGCCTGTATCTGAGTCTTGGCTTTGGTACAGAAACCCTAACGTCAACGCAAACGCAAACGCTCCTTCCTCTTCAAACGCTGCTGCTTTAGGCACACTTGAGCTATGGCAAAACCACAACCAGCAAGAAATCATGTTCCAGCATCAACAGCATCAGCAAAGGTTGGATCTATACTCCTCCGCCGCTGGTTTAGGAGTAGGACCAAGCAGCCATAGCCAATTCAATATCTCCGGCGAAACTTCAAACGCCGGCGCCGGAGGAACGGCTGCGGCGGCACTCATGATGATGCGGAGTGGCGGAAGCGGCGGAGGAGGAGGAACCGGTGTGAGCTGTCAAGACTGTGGGAATCAGGCCAAGAAAGACTGCGCTCACGTTAGGTGTCGAACTTGCTGCAAGAGCCGTGGCTTCCAGTGTCCTACTCACGTGAGGAGCACGTGGGTTCCTGCCGCCAAACGCCGTGAGAGACAACAGCAGTTAGGCACGGTTCAGCCTCAAACGCACCTGCCACGCGGTGATAGCGGCGTACCGAAACGCCTACGGGAAAATTTACCGGCAACTTCTTCGTCTCTTGTCTGCACTCGTGTACCTACTTATCACAACGCTTCAG GTTTGGAGGTTGGAGATTTCCCAGCGGAGGTGAGCTCACCGGCAGTGTTTAGATGTGTGCGAGTGAGCTCCGTGGAAGACGGAGAAGAAGAGTTTGCTTACCAAACAGCCGTAAGCATCGGTGGTCACGTTTTTAAAGGCATTCTCTACGACAACGGTCCTGGAAGTATTGGTGGCGGTAGCTACAACGTTGGTGAGAGCTCTTCTGGTGGCGGAGGAGCTCAGCAGATGAATCTCATAACAGCTGGATCTGTGACCGTTGCAACCGCTTCTTCTTCCACTCCAAACGCCGGTGGTATTGGCGGCTCCTCCGCGGCTTACACTGATCCAGCCGCTCTTTATCCAACTCCGATCAACACTTTCATGGCCGGTACACAATTCTTTCCCAACCCAAGATCATGA